From Primulina huaijiensis isolate GDHJ02 chromosome 15, ASM1229523v2, whole genome shotgun sequence, one genomic window encodes:
- the LOC140960360 gene encoding endoribonuclease Dicer homolog 2-like — MAIDGGNQQVIADSVPFARSYQLEALEKALKQNTIVFLETGTGKTLIAIMLLRSYAHLFRKPSPFIAVFLVPTVVLVTQQAEAVAILTDLKVGKYYGELGVDYWDAATWNLQKDENEVLVMTPQILLDALRHSFLKLDQIKVLIFDECHNARGKHPYACIMMEFYHRELSSNNLQLPRVFGMTASPIKAKASSSESAYWKQISELENLMNSKVYTCDTDSVLAQYVPFATPKVKTYKQVDVPYMAFDCIKSDLYKLIEKHELSLNGPSISTSVSKSAKQRLHKLLSTFMYCLNELGIWLAMKAAEVLLHEEADIFSWGKLDVSDKAILRAFSLDAVKVFSAIFPEGPQWSIGSNVIANMEAGYITSKVMCLVETLLEYRKVKELRCIVFVERIVSAIVICNLLNELLPGLSGWRTEYTAGNNSRFQNQSRKEQNKIVDEFRKGTVNIIIATSMLEEGLDVQSCNLVIRFDPSATICSFIQSRGRARMQDSDFVLMVESGNVSALAQVEKYLASGTIIRSECLSHSDLPCEPLGEKYGEPCYEVESTGAIVTLSSSVSLLFFYCSRLPSDGYFKPYPRWNICKELGSCTLLLPNSCPIQIVEARGDGKLLKQLTGLEACKLLHRVGELTDNLVPKILEEEADTKESGGECSVDEHTKYFPPELINSCGNGDTVYYCYLIELKQNFQYEVQLQEIVLAVPTRLGYDLEMIDLDLDVDRGKLLVHIKYMEHVILTSEQIAHCRRFQTILFRILLDHHVNNLQVHLGLYSGSKDCTEFDYLLLPCVDLHQNVYIDWRRVSAVQYLNNGSFDKQADCISTKCHGHYLNTKNGLVCICMLVNSLVCTPHNGSIYCITGTLDGYDGNSNLELRDGKVLSYKSYYEKRHGIKLQFEGQILLRGKRIFTVQNYLQRCRTPKTKELSNSSVELPPELCSIIMSPISISTVYSFSFLPSIMHRIESLLVAANLKSLQADSSVKNVFIPTITVLEAITTKKCQEKIHLESLETLGDSFLKYAVSQQHFKINQNHHEGLLSIKRQKIVSNANLCKLGCARNIAGFIRNEPFDPKTWIIPGSGSAEYKLKEELILAKTVYSWGSRKLKSKKIADVVEALIGAFLSAGSEIAALSFMLWLGIDVDFANVPYTRKLPVNPEFHVNVKYFESLLNYSFLDVSLLVEALTHGSYMLPEIPCCYQRLEFLGDAVLDYLITTDLYNKHPGLSPGLLTDLRSASTNNDFYAQSAVKVGLYKHILYASQDLHRHIVDTIHNFERLSSVSTCGWESETSFPKVLGDVIESLAGAILVDSGYDMETVFRCLRPLLEPMITLDSLRLHPVRELTELCQNKHYMMKKPIVSHQNGVSYVTVEVEANGVVHQNSSSAADKKKAKIIACKNVLNSLKESRIPSTE, encoded by the exons ATGGCTATTGACGGTGGGAATCAGCAAGTTATTGCTGATTCTGTTCCTTTCGCAAGAAG TTATCAGTTGGAGGCGTTGGAGAAGGCACTGAAACAGAATACCATCGTTTTCTTGGAGACTGGTACTGGGAAGACTCTCATTGCCATCATGCTTCTCCGCAGTTATGCCCACCTTTTCAGGAAGCCTTCTCCATTCATAGCAGTGTTTTTGGTCCCTACTGTTGTTTTGGTCACACAA CAAGCTGAAGCTGTGGCAATACTCACTGACTTAAAAGTCGGAAAGTATTACGGGGAGTTGGGTGTTGACTACTGGGATGCAGCCACATGGAATCTGCAGAAGGATGAAAATGAG GTTCTTGTGATGACACCACAAATCTTGCTTGATGCCTTGAGGCACAGCTTTTTAAAACTCGATCAAATAAAAGTTCTAATATTCGATGAATGCCATAATGCAAGAGGGAAACATCCATATGCTTGCATCATGATG GAATTCTATCATCGCGAGCTGTCATCAAATAATCTGCAGCTTCCTAGAGTATTTGGGATGACAGCTTCCCCTATAAAGGCTAAAG ctTCAAGTTCAGAATCAGCCTACTGGAAACAGATTAGTGAACTTGAAAATCTTATGAACTCGAAG GTGTACACATGTGACACAGATTCTGTACTAGCACAGTATGTCCCATTTGCGACTCCTAAGGTGAAGACATACAAGCAAGTAGATGTACCTTACATGGCATTTGACTGCATTAAAAGTGACCTGTACAAGTTAATAGAAAAG CATGAACTTTCTCTGAATGGACCAAGTATTTCGACATCTGTTTCAAAATCAGCAAAACAAAGATTACATAAACTTCTATCAACGTTTATGTATTGTCTGAATGAGCTAGGAATTTGGTTAGCTATGAAG GCAGCAGAGGTTTTATTGCACGAGGAAGCCGACATCTTTTCATGGGGTAAACTGGATGTATCTGATAAGGCTATTCTTAGAGCTTTTAGCTTAGATGCAGTTAAGGTCTTTTCCGCAATCTTTCCAGAGG GTCCACAGTGGTCTATTGGATCCAATGTGATAGCTAATATGGAGGCTGGTTATATTACTTCAAAGGTTATGTGCCTCGTTGAGACTCTTCTTGAGTACAG AAAAGTGAAGGAGTTACGGTGCATAGTCTTTGTTGAGAGGATTGTTTCTGCAATTGTTATCTGCAATCTGCTCAATGAGTTGCTTCCAGGATTAAGTGGGTGGAGAACAGAATATACAGCTGGAAACAATTCACGGTTTCAGAATCAAAGTCGGaaagaacaaaataaaattgttgaTGAATTCCGTAAAGGAACG GTTAACATCATTATTGCGACCTCTATGCTTGAAGAGGGATTAGACGTGCAAAGTTGCAATCTTGTGATTAGATTTGATCCCTCTGCAACTATCTGTAGCTTTATTCAGTCTCGTGGACGAGCTCGTATGCAGGACTCAGATTTTGTGTTAATGGTAGAAAG TGGAAATGTGTCTGCCCTTGCTCAAGTGGAGAAATATTTGGCTAGTGGGACGATAATTCGAAGCGAGTGTTTGAGTCATTCTGATCTTCCTTGTGAACCGCTTGGTGAAAAGTACGGCGAGCCATGCTATGAAGTTGAATCCACTGGGGCAATTGTCACATTGAGTTCTAGCGTGTCTTTACTTTTCTTCTATTGCTCACGACTTCCCTCCGATGG ATACTTTAAACCTTATCCACGTTGGAACATTTGTAAAGAGCTGGGATCTTGTACGCTGCTACTGCCAAATAGCTGCCCAATTCAAATTGTTGAAGCTCGGGGTGATGGTAAGTTATTGAAGCAACTAACAGGCCTGGAAGCCTGTAAGCTACTTCATCGGGTTGGTGAACTGACAGACAATCTAGTGCCAAAAATTTTGGAGGAAGAAGCAGACACCAAAGAATCtg GTGGTGAATGTAGTGTTGATGAGCATACAAAATACTTCCCTCCGGAGTTGATAAATTCTTGTGGCAATGGTGACAcagtttattattgttatttaattGAACTAAAGCAGAACTTTCAATATGAAGTTCAGCTTCAAGAAATTGTACTGGCAGTTCCAACCAGATTGGGATATGATCTGGAAATGATAGATCTTGATTTAGATGTTGATAGGGGAAAACTACTAGTCCACATCAAATATATGGAGCACGTTATTTTGACTTCTGAGCAG ATTGCTCACtgtcggagatttcaaacaatCCTTTTCAGGATTCTTCTTGATCATCATGTAAACAACCTTCAAGTACACCTTGGTCTTTATTCTGGTAGCAAGGATTGTACAGAGTTCGATTATCTTCTTCTCCCATGTGTAGACTTGCATCAAAATGTATACATTGATTGGAGACGTGTCAGTGCTGTGCAGTACCTGAATAATGGTTCCTTTGATAAGCAAGCGGATTGTATTTCAACAAAATGTCACGGACATTACCTGAACACAAAGAATGGTTTAGTGTGTATCTGCATGTTAGTGAATTCTTTGGTGTGTACTCCTCACAATGGTTCAATATATTGCATAACTGGCACATTGGATGGTTATGATGGCAACTCAAATCTTGAGCTAAGAGATGGAAAAGTTCTTTCCTACAAAAGTTATTATGAGAAGAG ACATGGGATCAAGTTGCAATTTGAAGGACAGATTCTTCTTAGAGGGAAACGCATCTTTACCGTACAAAACTACCTTCAGAGATGTAGAACTCCAAAGACTAAAG AACTGAGTAACAGTTCAGTTGAATTGCCGCCTGAGCTTTGTTCAATCATCATGTCGCCTATATCCATTTCAACAGTATATTCTTTCTCATTTCTTCCATCTATCATGCATCGGATTGAGTCATTGCTTGTGgctgcgaacttgaaaagtttaCAAGCAGATTCAAGCGTGAAGAATGTTTTTATTCCAACAATCACT GTTTTGGAAGCAATCACAACGAAGAAATGCCAAGAAAAGATTCATTTAGAATCACTGGAGACTCTTGGAGATTCTTTTCTCAAATATGCAGTCAGTCAACAACACttcaaaattaatcaaaatcacCACGAGGGCCTTCTCAGCATTAAACGACAGAAAATAGTTTCCAATGCTAACTTGTGCAAGTTGGGATGTGCTCGAAATATTGCG GGCTTTATTCGCAATGAACCatttgatccaaaaacatgGATAATTCCTGGTTCCGGTTCTGCAgaatataaattaaaagaaGAGCTTATTTTAGCCAAAACGGTCTATAGCTGGGGGAGCAGGAAGTTGAAAAGTAAGAAGATAGCAGATGTTGTCGAAGCATTAATTGGTGCGTTTCTCAGCGCTGGTAGCGAAATAGCAGCTTTGTCCTTTATGTTGTGGCTTGGTATAGATGTGGACTTTGCAAATGTACCTTATACGAGGAAGCTTCCTGTTAATCCCGAGTTTCATGTCAATGTGAAATATTTTGAATCTCTTCTAAATTATAGTTTTTTGGATGTCTCTCTTCTCGTTGAAGCTCTAACTCACGGTTCTTACATGCTGCCTGAGATTCCATGTTGCTATCAG CGTCTAGAGTTTCTTGGGGATGCTGTGCTAGATTATCTGATTACAACAGACCTCTACAACAAACATCCAGGCCTATCTCCTGGGCTTTTGACTGACCTAAGATCAGCTTCAACAaacaatgatttttatgcacaaTCAGCTGTTAAGGTGGGACTGTATAAACATATTCTTTATGCTTCACAAGATCTTCACCGACATATAGTTGACACTATTCACAACTTTGAGCGATTATCCTCTGTTTCGACTTGCGGTTGGGAGTCTGAGACAAGTTTCCCAAAG GTTCTAGGCGATGTCATAGAGTCTTTGGCCGGGGCAATCCTCGTTGATTCTGGTTACGATATGGAGACTGTTTTTCGATGTTTGAGGCCTCTACTTGAGCCCATGATCACACTCGATAGTCTGAGGCTCCACCCCGTGAGAGAGTTGACTGAACTATGTCAAAATAAGCATTACATGATGAAGAAGCCTATAGTTTCTCACCAAAATGGGGTATCATATGTTACAGTTGAGGTCGAGGCCAATGGTGTTGTACATCAGAATTCAAGCTCTGCAGCGGACAAAAAGAAAGCCAAAATAATAGCTTGCAAGAATGTGCTAAACTCCCTCAAAGAAAGCCGGATTCCTTCAACAGAATAG
- the LOC140960362 gene encoding uncharacterized protein — protein sequence RTLESVPCDQDDRFNCGALCLFLPGFGKNAKPVRSREDIPHPVDHMGVNEGLVEVSQRVSLEKFECWSWRSSAIIMNNEDDGDSASNLFFDLPMELMRCSNVNGAELPIATGFVFHKNNKNNTTGKKGGLKNSSTTNKTVNSGASSASRLLHSESMSNSCRQVHFSASSPTIYPASLSSCITPRTLKVREEFNAFLEAQKA from the coding sequence AGAACTTTGGAATCGGTTCCGTGTGACCAAGACGACAGGTTCAATTGTGGAGCACTTTGCTTGTTCCTACCAGGATTCGGAAAGAATGCAAAACCGGTGAGGTCAAGAGAGGATATTCCGCATCCAGTTGATCACATGGGAGTCAATGAGGGGCTTGTAGAGGTGTCCCAGAGAGTTTCTCTTGAGAAATTCGAATGTTGGTCGTGGAGATCATCGGCCATTATAATGAACAATGAAGATGACGGAGACAGTGCTTCAAATCTGTTTTTTGATCTGCCGATGGAGCTAATGCGCTGCAGTAATGTTAACGGTGCTGAGCTCCCCATCGCAACTGGTTTTGTGTTccataaaaacaacaaaaacaataCCACGGGTAAAAAAGGGGGTCTCAAGAATAGCAGTACGACCAACAAGACTGTTAATTCAGGTGCATCATCTGCATCCAGACTGTTGCACAGTGAATCTATGTCTAATTCATGTCGCCAAGTTCATTTTTCTGCATCATCTCCTACAATCTATCCGGCTTCGCTGAGTTCTTGCATCACACCGCGCACCCTCAAAGTCAGAGAGGAATTTAATGCATTTTTAGAAGCACAAAAGGCATGA
- the LOC140958362 gene encoding plasma membrane-associated cation-binding protein 1, producing MVNYWKSKVLPKIKKVFENPKKTAAAEACKSFDESKEEYSKTFEDNKTELQPKVVEIYEACSVEIKTLVKEPKESGLKKHSAAVQKFLDELTKIEFPGSKPVSEAATKVGPGNLPGPIFFVFEKVSKFVVTEEKKEVETAAEKPQEEASTSTEVKEKEIVTEAAVPEEKAPPPEVEKVEPPPHVAEAEPPKVEEVATAKAC from the exons atggtgaATTACTGGAAATCCAAGGTTCTTCCAAAGATCAAGAAAGTTTTCGAGAACCCCAAGAAGACCGCCGCCGCCGAAGCTTGCAAGTCTTTCGATGAGTCTAAG GAGGAATACTCGAAAACCTTTGAAGATAACAAGACTGAGCTTCAACCTAAGGTAGTTGAAATCTATGAAGCTTGCTCAGTTGAAATCAAG ACTTTGGTGAAGGAGCCAAAGGAGTCTGGTCTGAAGAAGCACTCAGCAGCAGTTCAGAAATTTCTTGATGAACTCACTAAGATTG AATTCCCTGGAAGCAAACCAGTGAGCGAAGCAGCCACCAAAGTCGGCCCTGGAAATTTACCAGGTCCAATCTTTTTCGTGTTCGAGAAAGTCTCTAAGTTTGTAGTGACGGAGGAGAAGAAAGAAGTGGAGACGGCTGCTGAGAAACCCCAAGAAGAAGCGTCTACCAGTACTGAAGTAAAAGAGAAGGAGATTGTGACGGAAGCTGCTGTCCCGGAGGAGAAAGCGCCGCCGCCCGAGGTCGAGAAGGTCGAACCGCCACCACATGTGGCTGAGGCCGAGCCACCCAAGGTTGAAGAAGTGGCGACGGCAAAAGCGTGTTGA
- the LOC140958403 gene encoding DNA replication licensing factor MCM6-like: MEGYGGSGGYCLDEKAVRVENIFLEFLKKFSREAPGGRGGGGYPPYYEAEVDAMRPNESNTMFIDFSHVMTFNNIVQKAISDEFLRFEPYLNNACKRFVMELKPTFIADDNQNKDINVAFYNLPMVKRLRELTTAEIGKLVSVSGVVTRTSEVRPELLQGTFKCLDCGNVVKNVEQQFKYTEPIICMNATCHNRSKWALLRQESKFADWQRVRMQETSQEIPAGSLPRSLDVILRHDIVEQARAGDKVVFTGTVVVLPDVLALASPGERAEFHREGSQRKNVNSGQEGAKGLRALGVRDLSYRLAFIANSVHICDDQRDDDIRNRRDSDEADSKQYTAEDLSEIRSMRNTPDFFHKLVDSIAPTVFGHQDIKRAILLMVLGGIHKFTHEGINIRGDINVCIVGDPSCAKSQFLKYASGLVARSVYTSGKSSSAAGLTATVAKEPETGEFCIEAGALMLADNGICCIDEFDKMDVRDQVAIHEAMEQQTISITKAGIQATLNARTSILAAANPTGGRYDKTKPLKYNVALPPAILSRFDLVYVMIDDPDDQTDFRIAHHIVRVHQKHEDALAPPFTTGQLKRYMSYAKTLKPKLTSEARQCLVESYVSLRRGDAAPGSRVAYRMTVRQLEALIRLSEAIARSHLDTEVHPRHVRLAVRLLKTSIINVESSEIGLSEFQEENHEIHDNDGNDDGSHVSSRGQSHSSSETAQPESENRENGAGTASKQGKKLVISDEYFQRVTHALIMRLRQHEETITQQGTGLAGMKQIDLIKWYVDQQNEKNNYSSMEEAAAELTKVKAIIESLIRREGYLVVVDDGRQAEEGETARAPSRNDRILDVAPNHSLD, from the exons CAGTGCGGGTGGAAAACATCTTCTTGGAATTTCTCAAGAAATTCAGTCGGGAAGCGCCGGGAGGCCGTGGAGGGGGAGGCTACCCGCCGTACTACGAGGCTGAGGTGGATGCGATGAGGCCCAACGAATCCAACACCATGTTCATCGATTTCTCACACGTCATGACCTTCAATAACATCGTACAGAAGGCAATCTCAGATGAATTTCTCCGCTTCGAGCCTTACTTGAATAATGCCTGCAAGAGGTTTGTCATGGAGCTTAAGCCCACATTTATTGCCGATGATAATCAGAACAAGGACATTAACGTCGCGTTTTACAACCTCCCCATGGTCAAGAG ATTGAGGGAATTGACCACCGCCGAGATAGGGAAGCTAGTGTCAGTGAGTGGCG TAGTCACTCGGACCAGTGAGGTTAGGCCCGAGCTTCTTCAGGGCACTTTCAAATGTTTGGACTGTGGAAATGTCGTTAAGAATGTTGAACAACAATTCAAGTACACCGAG CCAATTATCTGCATGAATGCAACTTGTCATAACAGATCAAAGTGGGCGTTGTTGAGACAAGAGAGTAAGTTTGCAGACTGGCAGAGGGTTCGAATGCAGGAGACCTCCCAGGAAATACCTGCTGGCTCCCTTCCCAGATCACTGGATGTCATTCTACGTCATGATATTGTTGAACAAGCTAGGGCTGGTGACAA GGTTGTATTCACTGGCACTGTGGTAGTTCTACCTGACGTTCTAGCATTAGCTTCTCCAGGAGAGAGAGCTGAGTTTCACAGAGAAGGATCTCAGCGTAAGAATGTAAATTCTGGTCAAGAAGGTGCTAAAGGACTTCGAGCTTTGGGTGTGAGAGACCTTTCTTACCGTCTCGCCTTCATAGCAAACTCAGTTCAT ATTTGTGATGACCAAAGAGATGATGACATCAGAAATAGAAGGGACTCTGATGAGGCTGATAGTAAGCAATACACG GCAGAAGACTTGAGTGAGATACGCAGTATGAGAAACACACCTGACTTCTTTCATAAGCTTGTTGACAGCATTGCACCAACAGTGTTCGGTCACCAAGATATCAAGCGAGCCATCCTGCTTATGGTTTTGGGTGGTATCCATAAGTTTACACATGAAGGCATCAACATAAGAGGAGACATTAATGTTTGTATTGTGGGTGACCCCAGCTGTGCGAAGTCTCAGTTTCTCAA GTATGCCTCAGGTCTAGTTGCAAGGTCTGTCTACACTTCAGGAAAGTCCTCATCTGCTGCTGGGCTTACCGCGACAGTGGCCAAGGAACCAGAGACTGGTGAATTCTGCATTGag GCTGGGGCACTAATGCTTGCTGACAATGGCATCTGTTGTATTGACGAATTCGACAAAATGGATGTCAGAGATCAG GTTGCCATACATGAAGCTATGGAGCAGCAGACAATAAGCATAACTAAAGCTGGAATTCAAGCAACGCTGAATGCTAGAACTTCAATTTTAGCTGCTGCCAATCCTACAGGGGGGCGATATGATAAGACTAAACCCTTGAAG TACAATGTGGCTCTTCCTCCTGCAATTCTTTCGAGGTTCGACCTCGTATATGTTATGATTGATGACCCTGATGACCAAACTGATTTCCGCATCGCTCATCATATCGTGAGAGTTCATCAAAAGCATGAAGATGCACTTGCTCCCCCATTTACCACCGGACAACTGAAACGCTACATGTCATATGCAAAGACTCTGAAACCAAAG CTAACTTCTGAAGCTAGACAATGCTTGGTGGAATCCTATGTCTCTCTTCGCAGAGGTGACGCGGCTCCTGGTAGTAGAGTTGCTTATCGGATGACCGTGAGGCAACTGGAGGCGCTAATAAGGCTATCAGAGGCAATTGCACGAAGTCATCTAGATACTGAG GTGCATCCCCGCCATGTACGCCTTGCTGTGAGACTGCTAAAGACGTCAATAATCAA CGTGGAATCAAGTGAAATTGGTCTATCAGAGTTTCAGGAAGAGAATCATGAGATTCATGACAATGATGGTAACGATGACGGAAGTCACGTTTCTAGTCGAGGCCAAAGCCATTCATCCAGTGAAACAGCTCAGCCTGAATCTGAAAATAGGG AAAATGGAGCAGGGACTGCTAGCAAGCAAGGAAAGAAACTAGTAATAAGTGATGAATATTTTCAGAGAGTAACCCATGCACTCATAATGAGACTCAGGCAACACGAAGAGACAATAACACAACAAG GGACAGGATTGGCTGGAATGAAGCAGATAGATTTGATTAAGTGGTATGTTGATCAGcagaatgagaaaaataattatagCTCCATGGAAGAGGCAGCTGCCGAACTAACAAAAGTGAAAGCCATTATTGAG AGTTTGATACGAAGAGAAGGCTATTTGGTAGTTGTAGATGATGGGAGACAAGCGGAAGAGGGTGAGACCGCGAGAGCTCCATCAAGAAATGATAGGATATTAGACGTGGCTCCAAATCATTCTCTTGATTAA